The DNA window CCTGAAGTTAAATCACAAAGTGAGCCAATAAGGTCCGTAAGTCTTCTAGGAGTAGTACCCTGTGCTTCCATGGCTCCTACAAGGTTAGATTCTTTGTTTTTAATATGTTCAGAAATAGCTTTTTTAAGCTCTTCTCCTCTTAGATCTGCAAAGTTATTATCTGCAAGATATTTTAGCTTAATCTCATTAGGTGTACCTTCAAGACCTTTAGTATAAGCTGGAGATACGACAGGGTCTGCAAGCTCCCAAATCTTGCCTACAGGATCTTTAAAAGCACCATCTCCGTAAATCATAACCTCAATAGTTTTTCCAGTTTTCTCTTTAATCAGAGCTTGAATACTATTAACAACAGGCTGGCAATCCCTTGGAAAAAGCTTTATGCTTTCTTCTGTTGCTTTATTTGAGCCCAAAAGGCCATAAGCCTCGTTATAGCCGCTACCATCAATAGAAGCGGTCAAAATATCATCAAGGCTATAGATTTTCTTTCCGCCATTCTTTTTTAATATTCTTTTTGTTCTAAATCTAGAATGAATATCACAAGCAAGAACACTTGTTGTATAATCTAAAATAGTTTTTGGATTATTTGAGAATATAACTTCACACTCAGCACCGTATTCTGTGATTAAGGACTTATAGTAATCTATATAATCAACACCAGTAAAAGTATGTTTGCTGTATCCAAAATGGTTACGAAATTCAGTTTCTGTTAAAACATCAGTCCAAGGATTAACACCTTTTTCGTCAAGTAAATCTATATCCACTAAATGGTTTCCTACTTCATCAGATGGAAATTGAAGCATTAATACTATTTTTTTCGCTTTTTTTGCAATGCCGCGAAGACAGATAGCAAAACGATTACGGCTTAAGATAGGGAATATGACCCCAATAGTATCTTCTCCAAATTTTGAATATACATCCTTTGAAATGGCTTCAATGGTTGCATAATTACCTTGAGTACGAGCAACTACAGATTCTGTTATTGCAACTATGTCTCTATCATTTATTGAAAA is part of the Proteiniborus sp. MB09-C3 genome and encodes:
- a CDS encoding coenzyme F420-0:L-glutamate ligase; translated protein: MERVVGTVVRGLRTPIVKEGDNISEIVVDSILKASSIEGFSINDRDIVAITESVVARTQGNYATIEAISKDVYSKFGEDTIGVIFPILSRNRFAICLRGIAKKAKKIVLMLQFPSDEVGNHLVDIDLLDEKGVNPWTDVLTETEFRNHFGYSKHTFTGVDYIDYYKSLITEYGAECEVIFSNNPKTILDYTTSVLACDIHSRFRTKRILKKNGGKKIYSLDDILTASIDGSGYNEAYGLLGSNKATEESIKLFPRDCQPVVNSIQALIKEKTGKTIEVMIYGDGAFKDPVGKIWELADPVVSPAYTKGLEGTPNEIKLKYLADNNFADLRGEELKKAISEHIKNKESNLVGAMEAQGTTPRRLTDLIGSLCDLTSGSGDKGTPVVYIQGYFDNYTK